In the Cherax quadricarinatus isolate ZL_2023a chromosome 96, ASM3850222v1, whole genome shotgun sequence genome, one interval contains:
- the LOC128701738 gene encoding triosephosphate isomerase isoform X1, which translates to MKPNMSSPRKFFVIGNWKMNVTKSRIDNIVKFMTAASLDPNTEAVVGCPSCYLSYARDQLPPKIAVAAQNCYKVESGNFSGEISPAMIHDCGGEWVILGHPERRTIFNEPDHLISEKVAHAQKAGIKVVACVCERKEDRDSQRTEEVLFEQMEYLARSISDWSSVVIAFEALWASNTGILATPAQVQEALAMLRHWLCHNISDKVANTTRIIYAGSVSSNNCQELAKLKDLDGFLVGSSALKPDIVDIINARSSHVSRLVDIFSSYERLSRAI; encoded by the exons ATGAAACCCAACATGTCCAGCCCAAGGAAGTTCTTCGTGATCGGTAACTGGAAGATGAATGTGACCAAATCTCGCATCGATAACATCGTGAAGTTCATGACAGCTGCCTCTCTGGACCCCAACACAG AGGCAGTGGTTGGATGTCCATCCTGCTACTTGTCTTATGCCAGAGACCAACTTCCACCCAAGATTGCTGTAGCCGCTCAGAACTGTTACAAG GTTGAAAGTGGTAACTTTAGTGGAGAGATCTCACCGGCCATGATTCATGACTGTGGAGGAGAGTGGGTCATCCTGGGTCACCCTGAACGCAGGACTATATTTAATGAACCTGATCATCTCATCAGTGAAAAGGTCGCTCACGCCCAAAAAGCAGGAATTAAG GTGGTGGCATGTGTATGTGAGAGGAAGGAAGACAGAGACAGTCAGAGGACAGAGGAAGTATTGTTTGAACAGATGGAATACCTGGCTAGAAGCATCAGTGACTGGTCAAGTGTAGTGATAGCCTTTGAGGCATTGTGGGCCAGCAATACTGGAATATTGGCCACTCCAGCCCAGGTACAGGAGGCCCTGGCCATGCTGCGTCACTGGCTGTGTCATAACATCTCAGACAAGGTGGCCAACACAACTCGCATCATCTATGCTGGTTCAGTCTCCTCCAACAACTGTCAGGAACTAGCTAAGTTGAAGGACCTCGATGGCTTTCTGGTGGGAAGCTCAGCTCTCAAGCCTGACATTGTTGACATTATCAATGCCAGAAGTTCTCACGTCTCCAGACTTGTTGACATTTTCTCCTCATATGAACGTCTATCCAGGGCAATATAA
- the LOC128701738 gene encoding triosephosphate isomerase isoform X2, translating into MNVTKSRIDNIVKFMTAASLDPNTEAVVGCPSCYLSYARDQLPPKIAVAAQNCYKVESGNFSGEISPAMIHDCGGEWVILGHPERRTIFNEPDHLISEKVAHAQKAGIKVVACVCERKEDRDSQRTEEVLFEQMEYLARSISDWSSVVIAFEALWASNTGILATPAQVQEALAMLRHWLCHNISDKVANTTRIIYAGSVSSNNCQELAKLKDLDGFLVGSSALKPDIVDIINARSSHVSRLVDIFSSYERLSRAI; encoded by the exons ATGAATGTGACCAAATCTCGCATCGATAACATCGTGAAGTTCATGACAGCTGCCTCTCTGGACCCCAACACAG AGGCAGTGGTTGGATGTCCATCCTGCTACTTGTCTTATGCCAGAGACCAACTTCCACCCAAGATTGCTGTAGCCGCTCAGAACTGTTACAAG GTTGAAAGTGGTAACTTTAGTGGAGAGATCTCACCGGCCATGATTCATGACTGTGGAGGAGAGTGGGTCATCCTGGGTCACCCTGAACGCAGGACTATATTTAATGAACCTGATCATCTCATCAGTGAAAAGGTCGCTCACGCCCAAAAAGCAGGAATTAAG GTGGTGGCATGTGTATGTGAGAGGAAGGAAGACAGAGACAGTCAGAGGACAGAGGAAGTATTGTTTGAACAGATGGAATACCTGGCTAGAAGCATCAGTGACTGGTCAAGTGTAGTGATAGCCTTTGAGGCATTGTGGGCCAGCAATACTGGAATATTGGCCACTCCAGCCCAGGTACAGGAGGCCCTGGCCATGCTGCGTCACTGGCTGTGTCATAACATCTCAGACAAGGTGGCCAACACAACTCGCATCATCTATGCTGGTTCAGTCTCCTCCAACAACTGTCAGGAACTAGCTAAGTTGAAGGACCTCGATGGCTTTCTGGTGGGAAGCTCAGCTCTCAAGCCTGACATTGTTGACATTATCAATGCCAGAAGTTCTCACGTCTCCAGACTTGTTGACATTTTCTCCTCATATGAACGTCTATCCAGGGCAATATAA